A stretch of Apostichopus japonicus isolate 1M-3 chromosome 9, ASM3797524v1, whole genome shotgun sequence DNA encodes these proteins:
- the LOC139973732 gene encoding uncharacterized protein, with the protein MLHDERYAYPALLLKKLVSGSTLHYHVIYDIACKFEGHIKRNMPELGGFDMALPVFHAYGHKLHCQLFIREVFKQLLMYSLQVGHGWKTEDEALPVNWMDLNPAPDCTTGGWSTAPTPAKRD; encoded by the exons ATGCTCCATGATGAGCG GTATGCATACCCGGCACTACTGTTAAAGAAGTTGGTTAGTGGCAGTACATTACACTATCATGTCATTTATGATATTGCGTGCAAATTTGAAGGACACATTAAG aggaataTGCCGGAATTGGGAGGTTTTGATATGGCACTGCCTGTATTTCATGCATATGGACATAAACTTCATTGCCAG ctttttataAGAGAAGTCTTCAAGCAACTCCTAATGTACTCTCTCCAAGTTGGACATGGATGGAAAACTGAAGATGAGGCACTACCAGTCAACTGGATGGATCTTAATCCTGCACCAGATTGTACGACGGGAGGCTGGTCAACTGCTCCAACACCTGCAAAAAGGGACTGA